A stretch of the Aminipila terrae genome encodes the following:
- a CDS encoding endonuclease MutS2, whose translation MNTDNTLEFNTILERLADFAVTHNAKEKLLQLQPFLSERECKNKMHETSGAVKILNSIGTPPLTSMEELDKILELTAKGSMLLPEQLMSICTFLNACKRMKSYLKRAETIEDNISSYGGAFYSLDTLSEEINCSIRNGIVDSGASSVLHGIRRKIETINASLKEKLESILRNNKQWFENGYVSMRNGRFVLPVKSKYKSQVAGTVIDTSNTGGTYFIEPSSVRKFQEELFLLQIEEDNEIRKILFTLTALVDSYINELKINIEAMETLDFIFAKAKLSLDMKAIPAAITTERRIVIKQGRHPLLKSDICVPLDFEIGGDINGVIITGPNTGGKTVALKTVGLLSLMAQCGLHIPVSNGSLFSMHSNVLCDIGDGQSISENLSTFSAHITNIINILKNVSDESLVLLDELGSGTDPAEGMGIAVSILAELKRRNCLFVATTHYPEIKDFAENTVGFINARMAFDRESLKPLYKLQIGEAGESCALYIAKRLGFPEHMLAIAEKASYSKGSAPAGCPAVSLQDEPVPSGLISASIIKKILLKALLPW comes from the coding sequence ATGAATACTGATAATACACTGGAATTTAATACCATACTTGAAAGGCTGGCAGATTTTGCCGTTACTCACAATGCAAAAGAAAAGTTACTTCAGTTACAACCTTTTCTCAGTGAACGGGAGTGTAAAAATAAAATGCATGAAACATCAGGCGCTGTAAAAATATTAAACAGCATAGGAACTCCCCCTCTTACATCAATGGAAGAACTGGATAAGATTCTGGAATTGACAGCTAAGGGTTCCATGTTACTTCCTGAACAGCTTATGAGTATCTGCACTTTTTTAAATGCCTGTAAACGTATGAAAAGCTATTTAAAAAGAGCCGAAACCATTGAAGATAACATCTCTTCTTACGGAGGCGCTTTTTATTCTCTTGATACACTATCTGAAGAAATTAATTGTTCGATCAGAAACGGAATAGTAGATAGTGGAGCTTCTTCAGTTTTACACGGAATACGCAGAAAGATTGAAACCATCAACGCTTCTTTGAAAGAAAAACTTGAAAGTATCCTTCGGAATAATAAACAGTGGTTTGAAAATGGATATGTTTCAATGCGTAATGGCAGATTTGTTTTACCTGTTAAAAGTAAATATAAAAGCCAGGTAGCGGGAACAGTCATTGATACTTCAAATACTGGAGGAACTTATTTCATTGAACCCTCATCAGTGAGAAAGTTTCAGGAAGAGCTATTTTTATTACAAATTGAAGAAGATAATGAAATCAGAAAAATTTTATTTACATTAACTGCATTAGTGGATAGTTATATAAATGAATTGAAAATTAATATAGAAGCAATGGAAACCCTGGATTTTATATTTGCAAAAGCCAAGCTCTCCCTTGATATGAAGGCTATTCCTGCAGCAATCACTACAGAAAGAAGAATAGTTATAAAGCAAGGCAGGCATCCATTGCTGAAATCAGATATTTGTGTCCCTTTAGACTTTGAAATAGGCGGGGACATAAATGGGGTAATAATAACAGGGCCAAACACCGGAGGTAAAACAGTAGCACTAAAAACCGTTGGATTGCTGTCACTGATGGCCCAGTGTGGGCTTCATATCCCAGTATCAAATGGAAGCCTTTTTTCCATGCATAGCAACGTTTTATGTGATATCGGCGATGGTCAGAGCATATCAGAAAATTTGTCCACCTTTTCTGCCCATATTACAAATATAATTAACATCCTGAAAAATGTATCAGATGAGAGTCTGGTTCTCCTGGATGAATTAGGTTCAGGAACAGACCCAGCAGAAGGTATGGGTATCGCCGTTTCTATTTTAGCTGAATTAAAGCGGAGAAACTGTCTGTTTGTAGCCACTACACACTATCCGGAAATAAAAGACTTTGCTGAAAATACGGTTGGTTTTATAAATGCAAGAATGGCTTTTGACCGTGAAAGTTTAAAGCCTTTATATAAGTTACAGATTGGTGAAGCTGGAGAAAGCTGTGCATTGTACATTGCAAAAAGATTAGGATTTCCTGAGCATATGTTGGCTATAGCAGAAAAAGCATCCTATAGTAAGGGTTCTGCTCCCGCCGGTTGTCCCGCTGTATCTTTACAGGATGAGCCTGTCCCATCAGGTTTAATTTCTGCAAGTATAATAAAAAAGATATTGTTAAAAGCCCTGCTTCCTTGGTAA
- a CDS encoding DUF805 domain-containing protein, translating into MSWYIQAMKKYAVFDGRARRKEYWMFMLFNAILYVLFILLALKLENILPVIIYEVAVIVPSLSVTVRRLHDIDKSGLWVFISFVPFIGDIWMLVLSCLEGTYGENRFGADPKANEGIDIA; encoded by the coding sequence ATGAGTTGGTATATTCAGGCGATGAAAAAATATGCAGTATTCGATGGCAGAGCCAGAAGAAAAGAATATTGGATGTTTATGTTGTTTAACGCTATTTTATATGTATTGTTTATCCTTTTGGCACTAAAATTAGAAAATATCCTGCCAGTCATTATATATGAAGTAGCAGTAATTGTGCCATCATTGTCCGTCACTGTCAGACGACTTCATGATATCGATAAATCTGGACTCTGGGTATTCATATCTTTTGTGCCATTTATTGGAGACATATGGATGCTGGTGCTTAGCTGTTTAGAAGGTACCTATGGGGAGAACCGTTTTGGGGCTGACCCTAAGGCCAATGAGGGGATAGACATAGCCTAA
- a CDS encoding GNAT family N-acetyltransferase, with amino-acid sequence MITYKNEIAVDDYLQLRDAVGWRNLPREQARKALAGSVYMLVAYDNEKVVGMARVVGDGVYMSLIVDVMVHPEYQKMKIGSYIMNNIMNTLESSVKGDDIMMINLMSVPGKETFYEQFGLAARPNKTMGPGMCRWINVK; translated from the coding sequence ATGATAACATATAAAAATGAGATTGCCGTTGATGATTATTTACAACTTAGAGATGCAGTGGGATGGAGGAATTTACCCCGTGAACAGGCCAGGAAAGCTTTAGCAGGTTCCGTCTATATGTTAGTAGCATATGACAATGAAAAAGTAGTTGGAATGGCCAGAGTCGTGGGAGATGGGGTATATATGTCCTTAATCGTTGATGTAATGGTGCATCCAGAGTATCAAAAAATGAAAATTGGATCGTACATTATGAATAATATAATGAATACTCTTGAGTCATCGGTTAAAGGGGATGATATAATGATGATAAATCTCATGTCTGTTCCAGGAAAAGAAACATTTTATGAACAGTTTGGACTTGCGGCAAGACCAAATAAAACCATGGGACCGGGAATGTGCAGGTGGATTAACGTAAAATGA
- a CDS encoding shikimate kinase produces the protein MRNSNKHIFLIGFMGTGKSAVSKELGKMMELDAIDTDALIADISGMSIPEIFENKGEDYFRALETNVLHRISDFQGSIVSCGGGIALKDENLEIMKRAGKIILLTASAETIYIRVKKDTQRPLLKNNLNVEYIEELMKKRQPAYDKAADIIIETDKKDILHICKEILMNLRMLEGTE, from the coding sequence ATGAGGAATTCTAACAAACATATATTTTTAATAGGTTTTATGGGCACTGGAAAATCAGCGGTTTCAAAGGAACTAGGAAAAATGATGGAATTAGACGCAATTGATACAGATGCATTAATTGCGGATATCAGTGGGATGAGTATTCCGGAGATCTTTGAAAATAAAGGTGAAGACTATTTCAGAGCATTGGAAACCAATGTGTTGCATAGAATATCAGATTTTCAGGGCAGCATTGTCTCTTGTGGAGGAGGGATTGCTTTAAAAGATGAAAATCTGGAAATAATGAAGAGGGCAGGGAAAATTATTCTTTTGACTGCAAGTGCAGAAACTATATATATAAGAGTTAAAAAAGATACGCAAAGACCACTGCTTAAAAACAACCTGAATGTGGAATATATAGAAGAATTAATGAAGAAAAGACAGCCGGCATATGACAAAGCAGCAGATATTATAATTGAAACAGATAAAAAAGATATTTTGCATATTTGCAAAGAAATTCTAATGAACCTTAGGATGTTGGAGGGTACTGAATGA
- a CDS encoding RidA family protein: MRKVVATSAAPAAIGPYSQGNIFGNLVFTSGQVPLNPTTGEIVGSTIEEQTVQVFENIKAILEEAGSSLDKVLKTTVFIKDMNDFGKMNEVYARFFTEGAFPSRSAVEVARLPKDVLVEIETIAYL; encoded by the coding sequence ATGCGTAAAGTAGTTGCAACTTCAGCAGCACCTGCTGCTATTGGACCATATTCACAAGGTAATATCTTCGGAAATCTGGTATTTACATCTGGTCAGGTTCCTCTAAATCCGACGACAGGTGAAATCGTTGGTTCCACTATTGAAGAACAGACAGTGCAGGTATTTGAAAATATTAAGGCCATTTTAGAAGAAGCTGGAAGTTCTTTAGACAAGGTGTTAAAGACTACTGTATTTATCAAGGATATGAACGACTTTGGAAAAATGAATGAAGTCTATGCCAGATTTTTTACAGAAGGTGCTTTTCCTTCAAGATCTGCAGTAGAAGTTGCACGTCTTCCAAAAGACGTCCTTGTTGAAATAGAAACCATTGCATATCTGTAA